In the Candidatus Poribacteria bacterium genome, one interval contains:
- a CDS encoding sulfatase-like hydrolase/transferase, with protein MKINTVNKFLLISIDCWRFDALSRTNPLFNTPKFDLLTQKFSLAEKFFVPAPATRPSHTSYFTGLYAFEHGLYGQAYLKMFEDIPNLFQIFRDAGYHITGRSERPDVFRFLDFEPFITVMDPNASEQHLGSLEDLIRQLKQPSDVPQFCFLHFWYAHADYGMSGIPDAPSFEWLVDNGRMDEALRIYYAAVTHILEFKLVEILKQLPLSEWAIFIFGDHGEGICDEIINHGATLHQNVLHVPLLAHVPDIGSLEFPNPPISAIDLFPTITNLAAIDVDYHGYGQDLLSSSKIDPNRLVLSELDSLYGVRFLDKNNLEIPHHRVTSRAMVDNIEIDRYSEGVRLWSLTDGEYLYREDEQTGEFVYRHVLSGEACACEDPDRFRDAYDDILMNSNYHHLKTQESTAEETEILEGKLRDLGYVE; from the coding sequence ATGAAAATCAACACTGTCAATAAATTCTTACTCATCTCAATTGATTGCTGGCGGTTCGATGCACTCAGTCGGACGAACCCCCTTTTTAACACGCCGAAGTTCGACCTACTAACCCAGAAGTTCTCGCTTGCTGAAAAGTTTTTTGTACCCGCACCGGCGACACGTCCGTCTCATACCTCCTATTTCACCGGACTTTACGCGTTTGAACACGGTCTTTATGGGCAGGCTTACCTTAAGATGTTCGAGGATATTCCAAATCTATTTCAGATATTTCGTGATGCGGGTTATCACATCACTGGGCGTTCAGAACGACCGGATGTGTTCCGATTTCTCGACTTTGAGCCGTTCATTACAGTAATGGATCCGAATGCATCGGAACAACATCTCGGTTCACTTGAAGACTTGATCCGACAGCTCAAGCAGCCTTCGGACGTACCGCAATTTTGTTTCCTGCATTTCTGGTATGCACACGCTGACTATGGCATGAGCGGAATTCCGGATGCTCCAAGTTTCGAGTGGCTCGTCGATAACGGTAGGATGGATGAGGCGTTGCGTATCTACTACGCCGCTGTGACGCATATACTCGAATTTAAGCTCGTTGAAATTTTGAAGCAACTTCCTCTCTCAGAGTGGGCGATTTTCATCTTTGGGGATCACGGTGAGGGTATCTGTGATGAGATTATAAACCACGGTGCCACGCTCCATCAGAACGTGCTACACGTGCCGTTGTTAGCACATGTTCCTGACATCGGGAGTCTGGAATTTCCGAATCCGCCGATTTCAGCGATTGATTTGTTCCCGACAATTACAAACCTCGCAGCTATTGATGTGGACTATCACGGCTATGGACAAGACCTGCTATCTTCATCTAAAATTGATCCAAACCGATTGGTCCTGTCGGAGTTGGATAGTCTCTACGGTGTCAGGTTTCTTGACAAAAACAACTTGGAGATACCGCACCATCGCGTAACTTCCCGGGCAATGGTTGACAATATAGAGATTGATAGGTATTCGGAAGGCGTTCGACTCTGGTCCCTAACGGATGGTGAGTATCTGTATCGTGAAGATGAACAGACAGGTGAGTTCGTGTATCGACATGTGCTGAGCGGTGAAGCGTGTGCCTGTGAAGATCCAGATCGCTTCCGCGACGCTTATGACGACATCCTGATGAATTCTAATTACCACCACCTGAAAACACAAGAATCTACGGCTGAGGAGACAGAGATTCTGGAAGGTAAGTTGCGAGATCTCGGATATGTTGAGTAG
- a CDS encoding DUF1326 domain-containing protein: MRNIFVLTVLALTFIAGFAFATESPTVQGEYIEARSASVYVGACHYGSEFVEGGREATAVWNIQSGTWNDVSLENLTVVAVISAKNNLAIETKTRKSVLYMDPSTTVEQRSALSDLLTTKYADVLGEVVATQTASVEFTKEGTKYDVTVGEVLKLSANRYPCADCTQPHQIWYKPLTTIQNAIVGKSEVYRYKDAHLPVTWQQSGTENNVFVGNFSI, from the coding sequence ATGAGAAATATCTTTGTTTTGACGGTACTCGCACTGACTTTCATAGCGGGTTTCGCTTTTGCCACCGAATCACCGACTGTGCAAGGCGAATACATTGAAGCCCGCTCCGCGAGTGTCTATGTCGGGGCATGCCACTATGGTTCCGAATTCGTGGAGGGTGGCAGAGAGGCAACCGCCGTCTGGAATATCCAGAGTGGAACGTGGAACGACGTTTCCTTGGAGAACCTAACTGTCGTTGCTGTTATTAGCGCGAAAAACAATTTGGCAATCGAGACCAAGACCCGAAAGAGCGTGTTATACATGGATCCGAGTACCACCGTAGAACAGCGCTCCGCACTCAGCGACCTGCTCACGACGAAATACGCTGATGTTTTGGGTGAAGTCGTCGCGACCCAAACCGCTTCCGTTGAATTCACAAAAGAAGGCACCAAATATGATGTAACCGTTGGTGAAGTTCTCAAACTTTCCGCCAATCGCTATCCGTGTGCCGATTGCACACAGCCCCATCAGATCTGGTACAAACCGCTGACAACGATTCAGAACGCCATTGTCGGTAAATCCGAAGTTTATCGCTATAAGGATGCTCACCTCCCGGTGACATGGCAGCAGAGTGGCACAGAGAATAACGTCTTCGTCGGCAACTTCTCGATTTAA
- a CDS encoding amidohydrolase family protein, giving the protein MIIDSHTHAWPRWPYQPPVPDDESRGRVEQLLHEMDLHDVDKAVLICARIDRNPENNDYVAACVKRYPERLIQFADVDCSWTETYHTDGAADRLKTAAETYALKGYTHYLRGDDDGSWFFSEEGQRFFHTTGDLGLIASIAMGSHQHEALRELAAQFPTVPFLCHHMGGARAGEEPPYPQLKQVLASGNVPNIHIKMSGFAYVSQVSWDYPQSDTHWIVRALYEHFGPGRLCWGSDYPVVRNFMTYQHALEAFRTHCTFIPEADKSEILGGTLERLLENAGK; this is encoded by the coding sequence ATGATAATTGATTCACATACTCATGCATGGCCCCGATGGCCCTATCAACCCCCTGTTCCCGATGACGAAAGTCGCGGCAGAGTTGAACAACTGCTCCACGAAATGGATCTGCACGATGTCGATAAAGCCGTGCTTATCTGTGCGCGCATCGATCGGAATCCCGAAAACAACGATTACGTCGCAGCGTGTGTCAAACGCTATCCGGAGCGGCTTATCCAATTCGCCGATGTGGATTGCTCATGGACAGAGACGTATCACACGGATGGTGCCGCCGATCGGTTGAAAACTGCCGCGGAAACGTATGCCCTCAAAGGTTATACCCATTACCTCAGAGGTGATGACGATGGGAGTTGGTTCTTTTCAGAGGAGGGACAACGGTTCTTTCACACGACAGGCGACCTTGGACTCATCGCTAGCATCGCCATGGGAAGTCATCAGCACGAGGCACTCCGAGAACTCGCGGCGCAGTTCCCGACTGTTCCGTTTCTGTGCCATCACATGGGGGGTGCGCGAGCGGGTGAAGAGCCGCCGTATCCGCAGCTCAAGCAGGTGCTTGCATCAGGGAACGTGCCGAACATTCATATCAAGATGTCGGGTTTCGCTTACGTTTCACAGGTCTCATGGGATTATCCGCAATCGGATACGCACTGGATTGTACGTGCCCTCTACGAACACTTCGGTCCTGGGCGTCTCTGTTGGGGGTCCGACTATCCGGTGGTTCGCAACTTTATGACCTATCAACACGCCCTTGAGGCGTTCCGAACACACTGTACATTTATCCCGGAGGCAGACAAATCAGAGATTTTAGGCGGCACGCTCGAGCGTCTACTTGAGAACGCTGGCAAATAG